One genomic window of Streptomyces sp. NBC_01276 includes the following:
- a CDS encoding FadR/GntR family transcriptional regulator, whose translation MTDTAGEGGAIARLNPVLRQVRAGNGFEEALEQILQVVRLGLVPGGERLPPERELAERMGISRVTLREVLKVLQDQGLVEARRGRYGGTFVLSRPDTPAGGTEEELRRRVAGVDIEDVLRFREVLEVGAAGLCAAHGLTEEGTERLLRALTATHDAPLPDYRRQDTLFHLTLSELAGSASLTAQYAAVRAKVNDLLDCIPLLVRNLEHSQQQHTALVEAVLERDAEGARAVMREHCCGTAALLRGFLA comes from the coding sequence ATGACCGACACGGCGGGTGAGGGTGGCGCGATCGCGCGGCTGAATCCCGTACTGCGACAGGTGCGGGCGGGCAACGGTTTCGAGGAGGCCCTGGAGCAGATCCTCCAGGTGGTGAGGCTGGGTCTGGTGCCGGGCGGGGAACGGCTGCCGCCGGAGCGCGAGTTGGCGGAGCGCATGGGGATCAGCCGCGTCACCCTGCGCGAGGTGCTGAAGGTGCTCCAGGACCAGGGCCTGGTGGAGGCCCGGCGCGGCCGGTACGGAGGGACGTTCGTGCTGTCCCGCCCCGACACCCCGGCGGGCGGGACCGAGGAGGAGCTGCGGCGCCGGGTGGCCGGGGTCGACATCGAGGACGTCCTGCGCTTCCGCGAGGTGCTGGAGGTGGGCGCGGCCGGCCTGTGCGCCGCGCACGGGCTGACCGAGGAGGGCACGGAACGGCTGCTGCGCGCACTCACCGCCACCCATGACGCACCGCTGCCCGACTACCGCCGCCAGGACACCCTCTTCCACCTCACCCTGAGCGAACTCGCCGGCTCCGCCTCCCTGACGGCCCAGTACGCGGCCGTCCGGGCCAAGGTGAACGACCTGCTCGACTGCATCCCGCTGCTGGTGCGCAACCTCGAACACTCGCAGCAGCAGCACACGGCTCTGGTGGAGGCGGTGCTGGAGCGGGACGCCGAGGGGGCGCGGGCGGTGATGCGCGAGCACTGCTGCGGGACGGCGGCGCTGCTGCGCGGCTTCCTGGCCTGA
- a CDS encoding glutamine synthetase family protein translates to MVDRKPPLAPEELRALVASGEIDTVVLAFPDMQGRLQGKRFAAQFFLDEVLAHGTEGCNYLLAVDTDMNTVDGYEMSSWDRGYGDFAMHPDLATLRRVPWNPGSAFVLADLAWNDGSPVVAAPRQILRRQLERLAEHGYKAMVGTELEFMVFQDTYEAAWNANYRGLTPANQYNIDYSVLGTGRVEPLLRRIRNEMQAAGLVVESAKGECNLGQHEIAFRYDEALTTCDQHSVYKTGAKEIAAQEGVSLTFMAKYDEREGNSCHIHLSLGDADGNNAMAGDGPDGMSPVMRHFLAGQLAALRDFSLLYAPNINSYKRFRPGSFAPTAVAWGFDNRTCALRVVGHGRSTRFENRLPGGDVNPYLAVAGLVAAGLYGIENRLELPEACTGNAYTADYAHVPATLREAAELWENSEIAKAAFGPEVVAHYRNMARVELDAYDSAVTDWELRRSFERL, encoded by the coding sequence GTGGTAGACCGCAAGCCCCCGCTCGCCCCCGAGGAGCTCCGTGCCCTCGTAGCGAGCGGTGAGATCGACACCGTCGTCCTGGCCTTCCCCGACATGCAGGGACGCCTCCAGGGCAAGCGGTTCGCCGCACAGTTCTTCCTCGACGAGGTCCTCGCCCACGGCACCGAGGGCTGCAACTACCTCCTCGCCGTCGACACCGACATGAACACCGTCGACGGCTACGAGATGTCCTCCTGGGACCGCGGCTACGGCGACTTCGCCATGCACCCCGACCTCGCCACCCTGCGCCGCGTCCCCTGGAACCCCGGCAGCGCCTTCGTCCTCGCCGACCTCGCCTGGAACGACGGCTCTCCCGTCGTCGCCGCCCCCCGCCAGATCCTGCGCCGCCAGCTGGAACGCCTCGCCGAACACGGGTACAAGGCGATGGTCGGCACCGAGCTGGAGTTCATGGTCTTCCAGGACACCTACGAGGCGGCCTGGAACGCCAACTACCGCGGCCTGACCCCCGCCAACCAGTACAACATCGACTACTCCGTCCTCGGCACCGGCCGCGTCGAACCCCTGCTGCGCCGCATCCGCAACGAGATGCAGGCCGCCGGGCTGGTCGTGGAGTCCGCCAAGGGCGAGTGCAACCTCGGGCAGCACGAGATCGCCTTCCGCTACGACGAGGCGCTCACCACCTGCGACCAGCACTCCGTCTACAAGACCGGCGCCAAGGAGATCGCCGCCCAGGAAGGCGTCTCGCTCACCTTCATGGCCAAGTACGACGAGCGCGAGGGCAACTCCTGTCACATCCACCTCTCACTCGGTGACGCCGACGGCAACAACGCCATGGCCGGTGACGGCCCGGACGGCATGTCGCCCGTGATGCGGCACTTCCTGGCCGGCCAGCTCGCCGCCCTGCGCGACTTCTCCCTTCTCTACGCCCCCAACATCAACTCGTACAAGCGTTTCCGCCCCGGATCCTTCGCCCCGACCGCCGTCGCCTGGGGCTTCGACAACCGCACCTGCGCCCTGCGCGTGGTCGGCCACGGCCGCTCCACCCGCTTCGAGAACCGCCTCCCCGGCGGTGACGTCAACCCCTACCTCGCCGTCGCCGGCCTGGTCGCGGCAGGCCTCTACGGCATCGAGAACCGCCTCGAACTCCCCGAGGCCTGTACCGGCAACGCCTACACCGCCGACTACGCCCACGTCCCGGCCACCTTGCGCGAGGCCGCGGAGCTCTGGGAGAACAGCGAGATCGCCAAGGCGGCCTTCGGCCCCGAAGTCGTCGCCCACTACCGCAACATGGCCCGCGTCGAACTCGACGCCTACGACTCCGCCGTCACGGACTGGGAACTGCGCCGCTCCTTCGAGCGCCTGTAG